A region of Cyanobium sp. ATX 6F1 DNA encodes the following proteins:
- a CDS encoding pseudouridine synthase has translation MAEDPPLPQRLQKLLAGAGLCSRRQAEALLVQGRVRVNGRVAQLGDRADPLRDRVELDGRPVAARAPAFTVLLNKPRGVVSSCFDPEGRTTVLDLLPPELARGTGLHPVGRLDGESRGAMVLSTDGELTLRLTHPRYGHRRTYRVWVEGQPEPETLERWRQGVPLDGEPSRPVGVSVGERQPRRTLLELEMREGRNRQIRRTAEVLGHRVLDLSRIAIGPISLGALPEGRWRRVDPEEWGDLDRLG, from the coding sequence ATGGCCGAAGACCCTCCCCTGCCCCAACGACTGCAGAAGCTGCTGGCCGGAGCGGGACTGTGCTCCCGCCGTCAGGCCGAGGCCCTGCTGGTTCAGGGTCGGGTGCGGGTCAACGGCCGGGTGGCCCAGCTGGGGGATCGGGCCGATCCCCTCCGCGACCGGGTGGAGCTCGATGGCCGTCCGGTGGCGGCCAGGGCCCCTGCGTTCACGGTGCTGTTGAACAAACCCCGGGGGGTGGTCAGCAGCTGCTTCGATCCGGAGGGCCGCACCACGGTGCTTGATCTGCTGCCGCCCGAGCTCGCCCGGGGCACGGGCCTGCATCCGGTGGGGCGCCTGGACGGGGAGAGCCGGGGGGCGATGGTGCTCAGCACCGATGGGGAGCTCACCCTGCGGCTCACCCACCCCCGCTACGGACACCGCAGGACCTACCGGGTGTGGGTGGAGGGCCAGCCAGAGCCGGAGACCCTCGAGCGCTGGCGCCAGGGGGTGCCCCTGGACGGTGAGCCGAGCCGGCCGGTGGGGGTGAGCGTGGGCGAGCGGCAGCCAAGGCGCACCCTGCTGGAGCTGGAGATGCGGGAGGGCCGCAACCGTCAGATCCGCCGCACGGCCGAGGTTCTCGGCCACCGGGTGCTCGACCTGAGCCGCATCGCCATCGGTCCGATCAGCCTCGGGGCCCTGCCGGAGGGGCGCTGGCGTCGGGTCGACCCGGAAGAATGGGGGGATCTGGATCGCCTGGGCTGA
- a CDS encoding ribose-phosphate pyrophosphokinase: protein MTSFLTAARVEHESAPHDTRRLRLFSGTSNPALAREIANYLGVPDGPRVIKRFADGELYLQIQESIRGCDVFLIQPTCAPVNDHLMELLIMVDACRRASARQITAVVPYYGYARADRKTAGRESITAKLVANLLVKSGVDRVLAMDLHSSQIQGYFDIPCDHIYGSPVLVDYLAGRNLGEVVVVSPDVGGVARARAFAKKMNDAPLAIIDKRRSGHNVAESLTVIGDVAGKTAVLIDDMIDTGGTICQGARLLRQRGAQRVLACATHPVFSPPASELLSEPGLFEEVIVTNSIPLEPDRRFPQLQVLSVANMLGEAIWRIHEESSVSSMFR from the coding sequence GTGACCAGTTTTTTGACCGCTGCACGGGTGGAACACGAGAGCGCACCCCACGACACCCGCCGTCTGCGGCTGTTCAGTGGCACCTCCAATCCCGCCCTGGCGCGGGAGATTGCCAATTATCTCGGTGTGCCCGATGGCCCGCGGGTGATCAAGCGCTTCGCCGACGGGGAGCTCTACCTGCAGATCCAGGAGTCGATTCGGGGCTGCGATGTGTTCCTGATCCAGCCCACCTGCGCGCCGGTGAACGATCACCTGATGGAGCTGCTGATCATGGTGGACGCCTGCCGCCGCGCCTCCGCCCGCCAGATCACTGCTGTGGTGCCCTACTACGGCTACGCCCGCGCCGACCGCAAGACCGCCGGCCGCGAATCGATCACGGCCAAGCTGGTGGCCAACCTGCTGGTCAAATCCGGCGTCGATCGGGTGCTGGCGATGGACCTGCACTCCTCCCAGATCCAGGGGTACTTCGACATCCCCTGCGATCACATCTACGGCTCACCGGTGCTCGTGGATTACCTGGCCGGCCGCAACCTCGGGGAGGTGGTGGTGGTCTCCCCGGATGTGGGCGGGGTGGCCCGGGCCCGGGCCTTCGCCAAGAAGATGAACGACGCCCCCCTGGCGATCATCGACAAGCGCCGCTCCGGTCACAACGTCGCGGAAAGCCTCACCGTGATCGGTGATGTGGCCGGCAAGACCGCCGTGCTGATCGACGACATGATCGACACCGGCGGCACCATCTGCCAGGGGGCCAGGCTGTTGCGGCAGCGGGGTGCCCAGCGGGTGCTGGCCTGCGCCACCCATCCGGTGTTCTCACCGCCGGCGAGTGAGTTGCTCTCGGAGCCCGGGCTGTTCGAGGAGGTGATCGTCACCAACAGCATTCCCCTGGAGCCCGACCGGCGCTTCCCCCAACTGCAAGTGCTCTCGGTGGCGAACATGCTGGGGGAGGCGATCTGGCGCATCCACGAGGAGAGCTCGGTCAGCTCGATGTTCCGATGA
- a CDS encoding response regulator transcription factor, translating into MVVEDDDTIRETIAEALELEGFEVAACANGRQALDQIQSHGEARRFDLIVLDLMLPGLGGLELCRQLRQHNDRTPILVVSARDSETDRVLGLEVGADDYLIKPFGIRECVARCRALLRRSQAEAGTGAEPSPQRVLEHGAIRLFPDECRVTRDGLALNLSPKEYRLLELFMQHPRQVWSRDKLLERIWGIDFMGDSKTVDVHIRWLREKLEVNPSAPRHILTVRGFGYRFDIGG; encoded by the coding sequence AGCCCTGGAGCTGGAGGGTTTCGAGGTCGCCGCCTGCGCCAATGGCCGTCAGGCCCTCGATCAGATCCAGAGCCACGGCGAGGCCCGCCGCTTTGATCTGATCGTGCTCGACCTGATGCTCCCTGGCCTGGGGGGACTGGAACTCTGCCGCCAGCTGCGCCAACACAACGACCGCACCCCGATCCTGGTGGTCAGTGCCCGGGACAGCGAGACCGACCGGGTGCTGGGTCTGGAGGTGGGGGCCGATGACTACCTGATCAAGCCCTTCGGTATCCGCGAGTGCGTCGCCCGTTGCCGTGCCCTGCTGCGCCGTTCCCAGGCCGAGGCCGGCACCGGGGCCGAGCCTTCGCCGCAGCGGGTGCTCGAGCATGGGGCGATTCGCCTGTTCCCGGACGAATGCCGGGTCACCCGCGATGGGCTGGCGCTCAACCTCTCCCCCAAGGAGTACCGGCTGCTGGAGCTGTTCATGCAGCACCCGCGCCAGGTCTGGAGCCGCGACAAGCTGCTGGAGCGCATCTGGGGGATCGATTTCATGGGTGACAGCAAGACCGTGGACGTGCACATCCGCTGGCTGCGCGAAAAGCTTGAGGTCAACCCCTCCGCCCCTCGCCACATCCTCACGGTGCGTGGCTTCGGCTACCGCTTCGACATCGGTGGCTGA
- the malQ gene encoding 4-alpha-glucanotransferase, with protein MSSATQPSGGRRCGVLLHPTALPHTPGCGTLGAQAHRWVELLAAHRVAVWQLLPLAPTDGTGSPYSSPSGFALNPWLLDGELLASEGFIAADGPTRLPAAETERLDLEGAPRRAEALAEQLLEHWPTQAAERQAEFEHWRRAQAHWLIDHGRFMVLRRLHGQAPWWTWPASLARRRPWALAHFDRQQRQALLQEALVQWQLDRQWQQLHRHAQGHGVEIIGDLPFYVAHDSADVWSHRRLFSVRSDGQLSEQSGVPPDYFSATGQLWGTPVYRWRWHRLSRFQWWMRRLERQLELVDGLRLDHFRALEAYWSVPGTDSTAEGGHWKPSPGQALLERLRRRQGGRVPLIAEDLGVITPAVEALRDRFALPGMKILQFAFDGNPDNPYLPANYQGSNWVVYTGTHDNATCLGWWEQLDGGQRHQVETVLGEAMQAPGWQLLQLALASSADLAIVPLQDLLLLDDGARFNTPGTTTGNWQWRLTQPIGELEGPLQGLEGFATASGRTEPASGRTGAGRG; from the coding sequence GTGAGCAGCGCCACCCAACCCTCTGGGGGACGCCGCTGCGGCGTGCTGCTCCACCCCACCGCCCTGCCCCACACCCCCGGTTGCGGAACCCTCGGGGCCCAGGCCCACCGCTGGGTGGAGTTGCTGGCGGCCCACCGGGTGGCGGTCTGGCAGCTGCTGCCCCTGGCCCCCACCGATGGCACCGGCTCCCCCTACAGCTCCCCCAGCGGCTTCGCCCTCAATCCCTGGCTGCTGGACGGGGAACTCCTGGCCAGCGAGGGTTTCATCGCCGCCGATGGCCCCACCCGGCTGCCGGCGGCGGAGACGGAGCGCCTGGATCTGGAGGGGGCCCCCCGCCGGGCGGAAGCCCTGGCGGAGCAGCTCCTGGAGCACTGGCCCACCCAGGCAGCCGAGCGCCAGGCGGAGTTCGAGCACTGGCGGCGCGCGCAGGCCCACTGGCTGATCGACCACGGGCGCTTCATGGTGCTGCGCCGCCTGCATGGCCAGGCACCCTGGTGGACCTGGCCGGCCTCCCTGGCGCGGCGCCGCCCCTGGGCCCTGGCCCACTTCGATCGGCAGCAGCGGCAGGCGTTGCTGCAGGAGGCCCTGGTGCAGTGGCAGCTGGACCGGCAATGGCAACAACTCCACCGCCATGCCCAGGGCCATGGCGTCGAGATCATCGGCGATCTGCCCTTCTACGTCGCCCACGACAGCGCCGATGTCTGGAGCCACCGCCGGCTGTTCTCGGTGCGATCCGATGGCCAGCTGAGCGAGCAGAGCGGCGTTCCTCCCGATTACTTCTCCGCCACCGGCCAGCTCTGGGGCACGCCCGTCTACCGCTGGCGCTGGCATCGCCTCAGCCGTTTTCAATGGTGGATGCGGCGGCTGGAGCGTCAGCTGGAGCTGGTGGACGGGCTACGGCTCGACCACTTCCGCGCCCTGGAGGCCTACTGGAGCGTGCCGGGCACGGACAGCACCGCTGAGGGCGGCCACTGGAAACCATCTCCAGGCCAGGCCCTGCTGGAGCGACTGCGCCGGCGCCAGGGGGGCCGCGTGCCCCTGATCGCCGAAGACCTCGGCGTGATCACCCCAGCGGTGGAAGCGCTGCGGGATCGCTTCGCCCTGCCGGGGATGAAAATCCTGCAGTTCGCCTTCGACGGCAACCCGGACAACCCCTACCTGCCCGCCAACTACCAGGGCAGCAACTGGGTCGTCTACACCGGCACCCACGACAACGCCACCTGCCTGGGCTGGTGGGAGCAACTCGATGGCGGCCAGCGCCACCAGGTGGAAACCGTGCTGGGGGAGGCGATGCAGGCCCCGGGCTGGCAGTTGTTGCAACTGGCCCTGGCCTCCTCCGCCGATCTGGCGATCGTGCCGCTCCAGGACCTGCTGCTGCTGGACGATGGGGCGCGCTTCAACACCCCGGGCACGACCACGGGCAACTGGCAGTGGCGGCTGACCCAGCCGATCGGGGAGCTGGAGGGTCCGCTTCAGGGGCTGGAAGGATTCGCCACCGCCTCGGGGCGCACGGAACCTGCCTCGGGGCGCACGGGAGCTGGCAGGGGATAG
- a CDS encoding helix-turn-helix domain-containing protein: MPRPTPNSPLPRILRRWFGRDRPQGSGASVISEDPLLQAGRLLRQRREERGLNLRQLALETRISTPVLEAIERGWRDRLPESTYLRTMLPLIEQHLELPNGSLQVALPPAQDEEGPRRSRTMLLGRFTPGSIDVFTTWQGTLLYGVITLALIYGLNLQQRQLATAQMLSLRSIPPLPPGEQVRSGDPGSLLLQIQPGLRPLALADRGMGRVALQRLQTPGAPRPGVLRLQLAQPSQVVLSSASGERSQLSGASGELVLQLQPPLELELSPAPTGPAVFWDGQPLAPMPKQPGRYRYPLPAPVRPEAGSVRPEAVANPSSP; encoded by the coding sequence ATGCCCCGGCCCACGCCGAACTCACCCCTGCCCCGGATCCTGCGGCGCTGGTTCGGCCGCGATCGCCCCCAGGGCTCAGGTGCCTCGGTCATCAGCGAAGACCCCCTGCTTCAGGCCGGCCGTCTCCTGCGCCAGCGGCGGGAGGAGCGGGGGCTGAATCTGCGCCAGCTGGCCCTGGAGACCCGCATCAGCACGCCGGTGCTGGAGGCGATCGAGCGCGGCTGGCGGGACCGGCTGCCGGAATCCACCTACCTGCGCACGATGCTGCCGCTGATCGAGCAGCACCTGGAGCTGCCCAACGGCAGCCTGCAGGTGGCCCTGCCCCCTGCCCAGGACGAGGAGGGGCCACGGCGCAGCCGCACGATGTTGCTGGGTCGCTTCACCCCCGGCTCGATCGATGTCTTCACCACCTGGCAGGGCACCTTGCTCTATGGGGTGATCACCCTCGCGCTGATCTATGGCCTCAACCTGCAGCAGCGGCAGCTGGCGACGGCCCAGATGCTCAGCCTGCGCTCCATTCCCCCCTTACCCCCGGGCGAACAGGTCCGCAGCGGCGACCCAGGCAGCTTGCTGCTCCAGATCCAGCCCGGCCTGCGGCCCCTGGCCCTGGCGGATCGAGGGATGGGACGCGTCGCCCTGCAACGGCTGCAGACCCCCGGGGCGCCCCGGCCGGGGGTGCTGCGGCTGCAGCTGGCGCAGCCCAGCCAGGTGGTGCTCAGCAGTGCCTCGGGCGAGCGCAGTCAGCTCAGCGGCGCCAGCGGTGAGCTGGTGCTGCAGCTGCAGCCGCCCCTGGAGCTGGAGCTGAGCCCAGCCCCCACGGGCCCGGCGGTGTTCTGGGATGGCCAGCCCCTGGCCCCGATGCCGAAGCAGCCCGGCCGCTACCGCTATCCCCTGCCAGCTCCCGTGCGCCCCGAGGCAGGTTCCGTGCGCCCCGAGGCGGTGGCGAATCCTTCCAGCCCCTGA
- a CDS encoding glycoside hydrolase family 10 protein: MTSPFPLRVRLKRALPTALGGLLVSVLQTVGLGPPALAASQSVGVWLTNSPSPLYYDGNRIDRAVNELAAAGFTTLYPNVWSRGATFHRSRWAPMEPALKQSAPNLDPICRLTRAAHRRGLKVIPWFEYGLMEPADADVVIQHPEWVLQRSDGTTTYAMHGANMRSSPMKDLRVWLNPAHPGVRQRFIGLISEIVRRCGVDAIQLDDHFAWPVELGYDPFTRALYEKDTGRQPPEDFTNRDWMTWRRHQLTNLLRELRSELKDRQGGAGISLSPGPFRFAYNQWLQDWEIWSLGGLIDELVVQNYAYSVKGFLKDLDQPALVKARQWGIPVEIGLLAGFGGRTTPMPVLAEKVRLSAQRGHGVIYFYWEGLWGQYAGPEGGPARQEAFRQLHGNLFPDPYPNRSNLRPAKR, encoded by the coding sequence TTGACGAGCCCCTTTCCCTTGCGCGTGCGCCTGAAACGGGCCCTGCCCACGGCCCTGGGCGGTCTGCTGGTGTCGGTCCTGCAGACCGTCGGTCTGGGGCCGCCCGCCTTAGCCGCCAGCCAGAGCGTGGGGGTCTGGCTCACCAACAGCCCAAGCCCCCTCTACTACGACGGCAACCGCATCGACCGGGCCGTGAATGAGCTGGCGGCGGCAGGGTTCACCACCCTCTACCCCAACGTCTGGAGCCGCGGCGCCACCTTCCATCGCAGCCGTTGGGCGCCGATGGAGCCGGCCCTGAAACAGAGCGCCCCAAACCTCGATCCGATCTGTCGCCTCACCCGCGCCGCCCATCGCCGGGGCCTGAAGGTGATCCCCTGGTTCGAGTACGGCCTGATGGAGCCGGCTGACGCCGACGTGGTGATCCAGCACCCGGAGTGGGTGCTGCAGCGCAGCGACGGCACCACCACCTACGCCATGCACGGCGCCAACATGCGCAGCTCGCCCATGAAGGATCTGCGGGTCTGGCTCAATCCCGCCCATCCCGGCGTGCGCCAGCGGTTCATCGGCCTGATCAGTGAGATCGTGCGCCGTTGCGGGGTGGATGCGATTCAGCTCGATGACCACTTCGCCTGGCCGGTGGAGCTGGGCTACGACCCCTTCACCCGAGCGTTGTACGAGAAAGACACCGGCCGCCAGCCACCTGAGGACTTCACCAACCGCGACTGGATGACCTGGCGCCGCCACCAGCTCACGAACCTGTTGCGGGAGCTGCGCAGCGAACTCAAGGACCGCCAGGGCGGCGCCGGCATCAGCCTCTCGCCCGGACCCTTCCGTTTTGCCTACAACCAGTGGCTCCAGGACTGGGAGATCTGGTCGCTGGGGGGGCTGATCGATGAGCTGGTGGTGCAGAACTACGCCTACTCGGTGAAGGGATTCCTCAAGGACCTCGACCAGCCTGCGCTGGTCAAGGCACGCCAGTGGGGGATTCCCGTGGAGATCGGTCTGCTGGCCGGTTTTGGCGGCCGCACCACCCCGATGCCCGTGCTGGCGGAGAAGGTGCGGCTCTCGGCCCAGCGGGGCCATGGGGTGATTTATTTCTATTGGGAGGGGCTCTGGGGCCAGTACGCCGGTCCCGAGGGGGGCCCGGCGCGCCAGGAAGCCTTCCGACAGCTCCACGGCAACCTGTTCCCTGATCCCTATCCCAACCGGAGCAATCTCAGGCCGGCGAAACGCTGA
- a CDS encoding LCP family protein encodes MVPRGESPSAPGGRSPSGGTPQRGKIARPKGPHRPWRLAGQLLVGVAGLVIGGGVLGLVWPPADPAALDQARDSAALSPLPDRPITVLVIGTDADRLGATTNGAAPPGTPNSDALFLVRVDPKGPVQVLVLPTELAVKLPGQQQSLPLGAVYRRGGVALTADVAAELVGLGKGQPDRYLLLSRGGLRQLVDALGSLELSPDRLMRYEDKAQKYTIDLQAGLQQLNGVQVEQLVRFREPAGGEAARRTRQQQVISGLQQQLAQPTHLARLPDLVRQLRSGVETNLSEAEVLSLLAATLGQSKPIRFASLPLEPPAEPAQALRQLKREATLPLWPSP; translated from the coding sequence ATGGTCCCCAGAGGGGAATCCCCATCGGCCCCGGGGGGGCGCTCACCCTCTGGCGGGACGCCGCAGCGGGGCAAGATCGCCCGCCCCAAGGGGCCCCACCGCCCCTGGCGCCTGGCGGGCCAGCTGCTGGTGGGGGTGGCCGGTCTGGTGATCGGCGGGGGCGTGCTGGGGCTGGTCTGGCCCCCGGCCGATCCGGCCGCCCTGGATCAGGCCCGTGATTCGGCGGCCCTCTCTCCGCTCCCCGATCGGCCGATCACGGTGCTGGTGATCGGCACCGACGCCGATCGCCTCGGGGCGACGACCAACGGCGCCGCCCCCCCGGGCACTCCCAACAGCGATGCCCTGTTCCTGGTGCGGGTGGATCCCAAGGGCCCGGTGCAGGTGCTGGTGCTGCCCACCGAGCTGGCGGTGAAGCTGCCGGGGCAGCAGCAGTCCCTGCCCCTGGGGGCCGTCTACCGCCGGGGGGGTGTGGCCCTCACCGCCGATGTGGCCGCCGAGTTGGTGGGACTTGGCAAGGGCCAGCCCGACCGTTATCTGCTCCTCAGCCGCGGGGGCCTGCGCCAGCTGGTGGATGCCCTGGGCAGCCTGGAGCTCAGTCCTGACCGGCTGATGCGCTACGAGGACAAGGCACAGAAGTACACGATCGATCTGCAGGCGGGGCTGCAACAGCTCAATGGAGTCCAGGTGGAGCAGTTGGTTCGTTTCCGCGAGCCTGCCGGCGGCGAGGCCGCCAGGCGCACCCGCCAGCAGCAGGTGATCAGCGGCCTCCAGCAGCAGCTGGCCCAACCCACCCACCTCGCGCGGCTGCCCGATCTGGTGCGGCAGCTGCGCAGCGGGGTCGAAACCAACCTCAGCGAAGCCGAGGTGCTCTCACTGCTGGCGGCCACCCTGGGCCAGAGCAAGCCGATCCGCTTCGCCAGCCTGCCCCTGGAGCCCCCGGCGGAACCCGCCCAGGCCCTGCGTCAGCTCAAGCGGGAGGCCACGCTGCCGCTCTGGCCCTCCCCTTGA
- a CDS encoding sensor histidine kinase: protein MAEPLTLAVGLGLGWLLAKVLPWRRRGPQPGGHGPRTLPPSQVLDWIDAAPQGWLVLDPHSTIQYVNPRALRLLRQSSDRLRRGEALGEAIETPALLNVVLDARRLGRPQRIGWMEGSEPLEAHALPGQDGWVGLLVQSRRSLEAQLEQQERWVSDVAHELRTPLTALMLVGDSLAGQLEGRNAVLVQRLQRELDRLQLLVNDLLELSRLENTLHREGGRYTLLDLRALVTEAWSSLVPLAEQRGITLALSAPAEAPLRGDSSRLHRALLNLFDNALRHSPDGTRVEVGVEISGNWWLLSVRDHGAGLSEEDQRRMFERFYRGDPSRERSQRGGSGLGLAIVQQIAVTHGGRVLGRNHPEGGAVMDLLLPRGG, encoded by the coding sequence GTGGCTGAACCTCTGACCCTGGCCGTCGGCCTGGGACTGGGATGGCTCCTGGCCAAGGTGCTGCCGTGGCGCCGCCGCGGGCCCCAGCCTGGGGGCCATGGGCCCCGGACCCTGCCCCCTTCCCAGGTGCTCGATTGGATCGATGCCGCTCCCCAGGGCTGGCTGGTGCTCGATCCCCACAGCACCATCCAGTACGTCAACCCCCGCGCCCTGCGGCTGCTGCGGCAGTCCAGCGACCGCCTGCGCCGCGGCGAGGCCCTCGGGGAGGCGATCGAGACGCCGGCCCTGCTGAACGTGGTGCTTGATGCCCGGCGCCTGGGGCGGCCCCAGCGGATCGGCTGGATGGAGGGCAGCGAACCCCTGGAGGCCCATGCCCTGCCCGGTCAGGATGGCTGGGTGGGGTTGTTGGTGCAGAGCCGCCGTTCGCTGGAGGCGCAGTTGGAGCAGCAGGAGCGCTGGGTCAGCGATGTGGCCCATGAACTGCGCACGCCCCTCACGGCCCTGATGCTCGTGGGCGACAGCCTGGCCGGCCAGCTGGAGGGCCGCAATGCCGTGCTGGTGCAACGGTTGCAGCGGGAGCTGGATCGCTTGCAGCTGCTGGTCAATGACCTGCTGGAGCTCTCACGTCTGGAGAACACCCTGCATCGGGAAGGGGGGCGATACACGCTTCTCGACCTGCGCGCTCTGGTGACGGAGGCCTGGTCCAGCCTCGTTCCCCTGGCGGAACAGCGGGGCATCACCCTCGCGCTGAGCGCCCCAGCGGAGGCCCCCTTGCGGGGGGATTCCTCCCGGCTGCACCGGGCCCTGCTCAATCTGTTCGACAACGCCCTTCGCCACAGCCCCGACGGCACCCGCGTGGAGGTGGGTGTGGAGATCAGTGGCAACTGGTGGCTGCTGAGCGTGCGCGACCACGGCGCCGGCCTGAGCGAGGAAGATCAGCGGCGCATGTTCGAGCGCTTCTACCGGGGCGACCCCTCCCGGGAGCGCAGCCAGCGGGGCGGCAGCGGCCTCGGGCTGGCGATCGTCCAGCAGATCGCCGTCACCCATGGGGGCAGGGTTCTCGGCCGCAACCACCCCGAGGGGGGTGCTGTGATGGACCTGTTGCTCCCCCGCGGCGGCTGA
- a CDS encoding Coenzyme F420 hydrogenase/dehydrogenase, beta subunit C-terminal domain — translation MTSAPRSPAPHERARPLAKGSTYPAKDLCSQCGLCDSRWVAYVRRACAFLNQRFEAMETAAHGRSRDLANEDELYFGVSQRMVTARLRPAIEGAQWSGIVSRIGVRALETGLVDAVLCVQQSPDDRFTPLPVLARTPEQVLAARVNKPTLSPNLEVLEQLPGSGIRRLLAIGVGCQVQALRAVQDTLPLEQLYVLGLPCVDNVSRAGLQTFLESASDSPATVVHYEFMQDFRIHFRHSDGREETVPFFGLDTPKLKNVFAPSCLSCFDYVNGGADLVVGYMGASFGRQWLTVRNPRGQELLDLVETELDLAPVSSRGDRRAAVQQGIDAYDKAIKLPRWLAELVGFIVQRVGPQGLEYGRFSIDSHFTRNALWVRRHHPEKAEDHIPGFAKAIVARYRLPSL, via the coding sequence TTGACCTCAGCCCCCCGGTCCCCGGCCCCCCACGAACGAGCTCGTCCCCTGGCCAAGGGCAGCACCTACCCCGCCAAGGACCTCTGCAGCCAGTGCGGGCTCTGCGACAGCCGCTGGGTGGCCTATGTGCGCCGGGCCTGCGCCTTTTTGAACCAGCGCTTCGAGGCGATGGAAACGGCGGCCCACGGCCGCAGCCGGGACCTGGCCAACGAAGACGAGCTCTATTTCGGCGTCAGCCAGCGCATGGTGACGGCACGGTTGCGGCCAGCGATCGAGGGAGCCCAGTGGAGCGGCATCGTCTCGCGCATCGGCGTGCGCGCCCTGGAAACCGGCCTGGTGGATGCGGTGCTGTGCGTGCAGCAGAGCCCCGACGACCGCTTCACCCCCCTGCCGGTGCTGGCCCGCACCCCCGAGCAGGTGCTGGCCGCCCGGGTCAACAAGCCCACCCTCTCGCCCAATCTGGAGGTGCTCGAGCAGCTCCCCGGCAGTGGCATCAGGCGGCTGTTGGCCATCGGCGTCGGCTGCCAGGTGCAGGCCCTGCGGGCCGTCCAGGACACCCTCCCCCTGGAGCAGCTCTATGTGCTCGGGCTGCCCTGCGTCGACAACGTCAGCCGCGCCGGGCTGCAGACCTTCCTGGAGAGCGCCAGCGATTCGCCGGCCACGGTGGTGCACTACGAGTTCATGCAGGACTTCCGCATCCATTTCCGCCACAGCGATGGCCGCGAAGAAACCGTGCCCTTCTTCGGCCTCGACACCCCCAAGCTCAAAAACGTCTTCGCCCCCAGCTGCCTGAGCTGTTTCGACTACGTCAACGGCGGCGCCGATCTGGTGGTGGGGTACATGGGCGCCAGCTTCGGCCGCCAGTGGCTGACGGTGCGCAACCCCCGCGGTCAGGAGCTGCTGGATCTGGTGGAAACGGAACTGGATCTGGCCCCGGTGAGCAGCCGTGGGGATCGCCGCGCCGCGGTGCAGCAGGGCATCGACGCCTATGACAAGGCGATCAAACTTCCCCGCTGGCTGGCGGAGCTGGTGGGTTTCATCGTCCAACGGGTGGGTCCCCAGGGGCTGGAATACGGCCGCTTCTCGATCGATTCCCACTTCACGCGCAACGCCCTCTGGGTGCGCCGGCACCATCCCGAGAAAGCCGAGGATCACATTCCTGGCTTTGCCAAGGCAATCGTGGCCCGTTACCGCCTGCCCAGCCTGTGA